From the genome of Microbacterium lacus, one region includes:
- a CDS encoding Gfo/Idh/MocA family oxidoreductase, with translation MTGEIAIGILGAAGISERAIVEPARELDGVRVVAVGARDPQRAREAADLLGVPESGDYAAVLANPDVDLVYIPLPSTVQAQWAVRALQAGKHVLCEKPLSANATTAAQIVDAADAAGRRAFVGFHYRLHGFSRRLLEVLRSGMLGAVRSVAFDFSIPHFVVQPGNIRLDADLGGGSFMDVGCYAVDLMRAAWGEPTVVSAEAVLSDGDPRVDLQTDAVLELPGGIPALVRSSFIGDDKGSMSLRVEGSVATLVATSVIVPQWGAELRVTAGDDVLESEKAVEGENSYARQLEHVVAALRSGEASELDASLGVGTMRVVDEVYRAAGLQPR, from the coding sequence GTGACGGGAGAGATCGCAATCGGGATCCTCGGCGCCGCCGGCATCTCCGAGCGCGCGATCGTGGAACCGGCGCGCGAGCTCGACGGCGTCCGCGTCGTGGCGGTCGGCGCGCGCGACCCGCAGCGCGCCCGCGAGGCCGCCGACCTGCTCGGTGTGCCCGAGTCCGGCGACTACGCTGCCGTGCTCGCGAACCCCGACGTCGACCTGGTCTACATCCCGCTCCCGTCGACCGTGCAGGCACAGTGGGCGGTGCGCGCGCTGCAGGCCGGCAAGCACGTGCTGTGCGAGAAGCCGCTTTCGGCCAATGCCACGACCGCGGCGCAGATCGTCGATGCGGCGGATGCCGCCGGCCGGCGTGCCTTCGTGGGATTCCACTACCGCCTGCACGGGTTCAGCCGGCGGCTGCTCGAGGTCCTCCGATCGGGGATGCTGGGCGCGGTACGCAGCGTCGCGTTCGACTTCAGCATCCCCCACTTCGTCGTGCAGCCCGGGAACATCCGCCTCGATGCCGACCTGGGCGGCGGGTCGTTCATGGACGTCGGCTGCTACGCCGTCGACCTGATGCGCGCCGCATGGGGCGAGCCCACGGTGGTCTCGGCCGAGGCGGTGCTGTCGGACGGCGATCCGCGTGTGGACCTGCAGACGGATGCCGTGCTGGAGCTCCCGGGCGGCATCCCGGCCCTGGTCCGCTCGTCGTTCATCGGCGATGACAAGGGCAGCATGTCGCTGCGGGTCGAGGGTTCGGTGGCGACGCTGGTGGCCACGAGCGTGATCGTCCCGCAGTGGGGCGCCGAGCTGCGCGTCACCGCCGGCGACGACGTGCTCGAGTCCGAGAAGGCCGTCGAGGGCGAGAACAGCTATGCCCGGCAGCTCGAGCACGTGGTCGCTGCGTTGCGCTCGGGTGAGGCGAGCGAACTCGATGCTTCGCTCGGCGTCGGCACGATGCGCGTGGTCGACGAGGTCTACCGTGCCGCGGGCCTGCAGCCGCGCTGA
- a CDS encoding ThuA domain-containing protein, giving the protein MTDILNVLILSGHMTIEHDNAQRSFRLHNQWITTLLEDTGRFRVRVVEDPRGLGAEIIDKYDVLIVVFEGRDGFFDEAVGFGAETDAAILRFVHDDGKGIVWFHGSAAQEDRWGYPEEYNIMRGAKLSAYETGLRPRPWGEALLTTAEPRHPITEGINATWTVTGDDILTGVDLYEGAQVLLTTFDDIEAYQNAPVWPMSHYPVVIPEGGIAELNGMNTDQPIAWINEYGAGRSFTITIGHDIDTFRRIEFIRMFPRGVEWAATGEVTLTGPDRRGERRFLPWPYYNREG; this is encoded by the coding sequence ATGACCGACATCCTGAACGTCCTGATCCTGTCCGGGCACATGACGATCGAGCACGACAATGCGCAGCGGAGTTTCCGACTGCACAACCAGTGGATCACCACGCTGCTCGAGGACACCGGCCGGTTCAGGGTCCGGGTCGTGGAGGACCCCCGCGGGCTCGGCGCGGAGATCATCGACAAGTACGACGTGCTGATCGTCGTCTTCGAGGGCAGGGACGGCTTCTTCGACGAAGCCGTCGGGTTCGGCGCCGAGACGGATGCCGCGATACTGCGCTTCGTCCACGACGACGGCAAGGGCATCGTGTGGTTCCACGGGTCGGCCGCGCAGGAGGACCGGTGGGGCTATCCGGAGGAGTACAACATCATGCGCGGCGCGAAGCTGAGCGCATACGAGACGGGCCTGCGACCACGGCCCTGGGGCGAGGCCCTGCTCACGACCGCCGAGCCGCGGCATCCGATCACGGAAGGCATCAACGCCACGTGGACGGTCACCGGCGACGACATCCTCACGGGCGTCGATCTCTACGAGGGCGCGCAGGTGCTGCTCACGACGTTCGATGACATCGAGGCGTATCAGAATGCACCGGTCTGGCCGATGTCGCACTACCCGGTCGTGATCCCCGAGGGCGGCATCGCGGAGCTCAACGGCATGAACACCGACCAGCCCATCGCGTGGATCAACGAGTACGGCGCGGGCCGGTCGTTCACGATCACGATCGGGCACGACATCGACACGTTCCGTCGGATCGAGTTCATCCGCATGTTCCCGCGCGGGGTCGAGTGGGCCGCGACCGGGGAGGTCACGCTCACGGGCCCGGATCGCCGCGGCGAGCGCCGCTTCCTCCCCTGGCCGTATTACAACCGCGAGGGCTGA